A window of Mangifera indica cultivar Alphonso chromosome 11, CATAS_Mindica_2.1, whole genome shotgun sequence contains these coding sequences:
- the LOC123229110 gene encoding putative 12-oxophytodienoate reductase 11 gives MSEETPRIPLLTPYKMGPFDLSHRVVLAPLTRQRSHGNVPQPHAILYYSQRTTKGGLLIAEATGVSNTAQGYPNTPGIWTKEQVEAWKPIVDAVHAKGGIFFCQIWHVGRVSSRGFQPNGQAPISSTDRPLLPQIRAFGVDVPQFTPPRRLRTDEIPQIVNDFRVAARNAVEAGFDGVEIHGAHGYLIDQFLKDQVNDRTDQYGGSLENRCRFALEIVEAVANEIGPERVGIRLSPFADYAQAGDSDPEALGLYMAESLNRYNILYCHMVEPRMKTVGEKHESHHSLLPMRKAFNGTFLVAGGYEREDGIKAIAEGRADLVVYGRWFLSNPDLPKRFELNAPLNPYNRDTFYIDDPVIGYTDYPFLKTTP, from the exons ATGTCTGAAGAAACTCCACGAATTCCTCTTCTCACCCCCTACAAGATGGGTCCTTTCGATCTTTCTCACAG AGTTGTTTTGGCGCCACTTACCAGACAGAGGTCTCACGGCAATGTTCCTCAGCCTCATGCCATCTTGTATTACTCTCAGAGAACAACCAAAGGTGGTCTTCTCATCGCTGAAGCCACTGGTGTTTCCAACACCGCTCAAGG GTATCCAAATACACCTGGTATATGGACAAAGGAGCAAGTTGAAGCATGGAAACCGATTGTAGATGCTGTTCATGCTAAAGGTGGGATCTTCTTTTGTCAGATTTGGCACGTGGGGAGGGTTTCAAGTAGAG GTTTTCAGCCAAATGGTCAAGCTCCAATCTCCAGTACAGACAGGCCTTTGTTGCCTCAAATTCGAGCATTCGGTGTTGATGTTCCACAGTTCACACCTCCAAGGCGGCTAAGGACAGATGAAATCCCACAAATTGTGAATGATTTCAGGGTTGCTGCAAGGAATGCTGTTGAAGCTG GTTTTGATGGAGTTGAGATTCATGGTGCTCATGGTTACCTGATTGACCAGTTTTTGAAGGATCAAGTGAATGATCGGACAGACCAATATGGTGGATCCCTTGAGAACCGTTGTCGGTTTGCTCTAGAAATAGTTGAAGCTGTTGCTAATGAGATTGGACCAGAGAGAGTTGGTATTAGGCTATCTCCCTTTGCGGACTATGCCCAAGCAGGGGACTCAGATCCAGAAGCATTAGGTCTCTATATGGCAGAGTCCTTGAATAGGTATAATATTCTTTACTGTCACATGGTTGAACCCAGAATGAAGACAGTTGGAGAAAAACACGAAAGTCATCACAGTTTATTGCCCATGAGAAAGGCTTTCAACGGTACTTTCCTCGTTGCAGGTGGTTATGAAAGGGAAGATGGAATCAAGGCTATAGCAGAAGGTCGAGCAGATCTTGTTGTTTATGGTCGTTGGTTCTTATCAAATCCTGATTTACCAAAGAGATTTGAACTCAATGCCCCTCTAAACCCATACAATAGAGATACATTTTATATAGATGATCCTGTTATCGGTTACACAGATTATCCATTTCTAAAAACCACTCCTTAG